One genomic region from Anticarsia gemmatalis isolate Benzon Research Colony breed Stoneville strain chromosome 7, ilAntGemm2 primary, whole genome shotgun sequence encodes:
- the LOC142974118 gene encoding solute carrier family 22 member 3-like: MLKIKNPIEKHFEKITCYHIYFFVFIFLSKIPVYWHIMNMIFLSPPMNYTCLVPFKGKPCPCDDPDWDKSVFTQTMQTKYGIVCDQAWLVSFSQSMLYVGTLIGALLFGFLSDLFGRLSMFTLSCFWLGITGCLVIVMPTVTTYTVMRCLEGVGVGGAIVIGFVLLIEFCGTKHREMVTALYHIPINIGHISLAGMSYLMRDCDVLQLGLSLPVFLCVVIWFLVYESPKWLMDRGNIPKAAKVMQKISKFNKNNSCDTIEEEMNEFCTARDATAQTKVHFFQIFRHRKLSRNLLCMSFIYFVTGMGYYGVAQYIGTMSGDIHLNVAISGTLLIPGTLSTAFLLRLMSRRRFLMLTNFFSGVFMLAVIFIPADYPIVRMVMASIGCCFFFMSFVIVFLYSVELFPTSVRNSVLGFLSVLSRLGQIIAPPINSLNPTVAGAIFGVAAIIGAALCYPLPETKHIDLPSTLEDSKALPRTRQQMNEDIQLR; encoded by the exons ATGTTGAAAATCAAGAACCCGATCGAAAAGCATTTCGAAAAAATAACCTGTTACCACATCTacttctttgtttttatatttctttctaaaattCCTGTATACTGGCAcattatgaatatgatatttttgtcTCCACCAATGAACTATACTTGTTTGGTGCCGTTTAAAGGAAAACCATGTCCTTGCGATGATCCTGATTGGGATAAGAGTGTGTTTACTCAAACTATGCAGACGAAATATGGGATCGTGTGTGATCAAGCGTGGCTGGTTAGCTTCTCACAGAGCATGCTGTATGTGGGCACGTTAATTGGCGCTttgctttttggatttttaTCTGACTT ATTCGGCCGCCTCTCCATGTTTACACTGAGCTGCTTCTGGCTAGGAATAACTGGATGCTTAGTCATTGTTATGCCAACTGTCACCACCTACACGGTTATGAGGTGTTTAGAAGGGGTCGGCGTTGGAGGAGCCATCGTCATTGGCTTCGTGCTCCTCATCGAGTTCTGTGGGACAAAGCACAGGGAGATGGTGACAGCCCTCTATCACATACCGATTAACATTGGCCATATATCTCTAGCAGGAATGTCTTACTTAATGAGAGATTGCGATGTGCTTCAACTGGGTCTGTCGTTGCCCGTGTTTCTTTGCGTGGTGATTTGGTTTCTGGTATACGAGTCTCCGAAATGGTTGATGGATCGGGGTAATATACCTAAAGCGGCGAAAGTGATGCAGAAGATTTCAAAGTT taataaaaacaaCTCCTGTGATACAATAGAAGAAGAAATGAATGAATTCTGTACCGCCCGGGATGCAACGGCACAAACAAAAGTGCATTTCTTCCAAATATTCCGCCATAGAAAACTAAGCAGAAACCTTCTCTGCATGTCTTTTATATACTTTGTAACTGGCATGGGGTATTATGGAGTAGCTCAGTACATCGGAACAATGTCTGGAGACATCCACCTGAATGTAGCTATATCAGGCACTTTGCTGATTCCAGGAACATTATCCACAGCATTTTTACTAAGGCTGATGAGTAGAAGAAGGTTCCTTATGTTGACGAATTTCTTTTCTGGTGTATTCATGTTAGCAGTTATATTTATCCCAGCTGATTATCCAATAGTACGAATGGTAATGGCTTCAATCGGATGCTGTTTCTTCTTCATGTCTTTTGTTATAGTATTTTTGTACAGCGTGGAATTGTTTCCTACTTCTGTGAGAAATTCTGTGTTAGGTTTTTTATCTGTATTGTCACGATTAGGTCAGATTATAGCTCCTCCTATAAATTCTTTGAATCCTACGGTAGCTGGTGCTATATTTGGAGTTGCAGCTATTATTGGAGCAGCATTATGTTATCCTTTACCGGAGACCAAGCATATAGATCTGCCGTCCACTTTAGAAGATTCAAAAGCACTGCCTCGGACTAGACAACAGATGAATGAAGATATTCAGTTAAGATAG